In the genome of Pseudomonas sp. P5_109, one region contains:
- a CDS encoding RidA family protein, which translates to MRRIQSAPGYIGPVGPYSQAVVSGHLVFTAGQIPAQGSLDDQPADFPEQVRQTLHNLEAILIEAGSGFSHVIKVNAYLTDPAQLEPFNAVYREFLGHAPPARTTVCVALWGVSLEIDCVAELITREPQHG; encoded by the coding sequence ATGCGCAGAATTCAATCGGCCCCGGGCTACATCGGCCCGGTCGGCCCTTACTCCCAGGCCGTGGTCAGCGGCCACCTGGTGTTCACCGCCGGGCAGATTCCGGCCCAAGGCAGTCTCGACGACCAGCCTGCTGATTTTCCCGAGCAAGTACGGCAAACCTTGCACAACCTTGAAGCGATCCTGATTGAAGCCGGGTCCGGTTTCAGCCACGTGATCAAGGTCAATGCCTACCTGACCGATCCCGCGCAACTGGAGCCGTTCAACGCCGTGTACCGCGAGTTCCTCGGCCATGCGCCGCCAGCTCGCACCACGGTGTGCGTGGCACTGTGGGGCGTATCGCTGGAGATCGACTGCGTTGCCGAACTGATAACCAGGGAGCCGCAACATGGATGA